From the genome of Miscanthus floridulus cultivar M001 chromosome 10, ASM1932011v1, whole genome shotgun sequence, one region includes:
- the LOC136485883 gene encoding scarecrow-like protein 14 isoform X2 has translation MEQPPPSPPVFTDDLPQEPNGSSEGQHHVPNEMMLSYISHVLLDDDIDEQLNNHPALLQVQQPFAQILSSPSSGTNTGSREGSNDFLHEGNVDESELNPALSKGTDAVGAFFKGMEEANGLLPKDNFRRDELVNQTVRESSSHSGVKKRHSRDDHLQVEIRTSKAMTVIKEPEENSANEMLDEMMLYGYKECIRDMDNLHVTCDNNEVEKKNRNSGSKETRDNNVVDIRRLMISCAQEVAVNNHSTARELLKQIMHHASETGDATQRLAQCFTKGLEARLVGTGSLLWELQMAERPSVVEFIKASNLYGEACCFNKVALAFSEMTIMQAMVGKSRLHIIDYGMQFGYQWVGLLRSLVSREGALPEVKITAIGLPKPKSYPTEKIEEIGCRLGRCAHEFGLPSFKFHTIKTNWEDACIEDLNIEADEVLVVNDLFSFSTLMDECISFDGLSPRDIVLNNISKMRPHVFIQSVYNCSYGSSFLSRFREMLFYYMALFDIFDATIPRESRSRMVLEQIVLGRSAVNALSCEGAYLVERPERYRQWQTRNQRAGLRQLPLRTSIVEVVKDMVMKHHHKDFLISQDGQWLLQGWRGRVHFAHSTWVAADAFSRV, from the coding sequence ATGGAGCAGCCACCACCATCCCCACCTGTCTTCACCGACGACCTTCCCCAGGAGCCCAATGGCAGCAGCGAGGGCCAGCATCATGTCCCTAATGAGATGATGCTTTCTTACATCTCACACGTGCTCCTGGATGATGATATTGACGAGCAGCTCAATAATCACCCTGCGCTACTCCAGGTGCAGCAGCCCTTTGCTCAGATCCTGTCTTCCCCTTCCTCTGGCACTAACACTGGCAGCAGGGAGGGGTCCAACGATTTCTTGCATGAAGGCAATGTTGATGAAAGTGAGCTCAATCCGGCTTTATCCAAGGGCACAGATGCTGTGGGGGCGTTTTTCAAGGGCATGGAAGAGGCCAACGGGCTCTTGCCCAAAGACAACTTCAGAAGGGATGAGCTGGTGAATCAGACGGTCAGGGAAAGCAGCAGTCACAGCGGGGTGAAGAAGAGGCATAGCAGGGATGATCATCTACAAGTGGAGATAAGAACCAGCAAAGCTATGACAGTGATCAAGGAGCCAGAGGAGAACTCGGCCAACGAGATGCTTGATGAAATGATGTTGTATGGCTACAAGGAATGCATCAGGGACATGGACAACCTCCATGTCACCTGTGACAATAATGAAGTGGAAAAGAAAAACAGGAATAGTGGTAGCAAGGAGACGAGGGACAACAATGTGGTGGACATACGCAGGTTGATGATCTCTTGTGCACAGGAGGTGGCGGTGAACAATCACTCGACGGCACGAGAGCTGCTGAAGCAGATCATGCATCATGCATCAGAAACAGGGGACGCCACTCAAAGGCTGGCCCAATGTTTCACCAAGGGGCTAGAGGCACGGCTCGTGGGCACGGGGAGTCTGCTTTGGGAGTTGCAAATGGCAGAGCGACCGTCTGTTGTGGAGTTCATCAAGGCCTCCAACCTTTACGGTGAAGCCTGCTGCTTCAACAAGGTGGCACTTGCTTTCTCTGAGATGACCATCATGCAGGCCATGGTGGGTAAGAGTAGGCTACACATCATTGATTATGGTATGCAGTTTGGATACCAATGGGTAGGCTTGCTCCGCTCGTTGGTGAGTAGAGAAGGTGCCCTGCCAGAGGTGAAGATCACTGCCATAGGCCTCCCCAAGCCCAAATCCTACCCAACCGAGAAGATCGAGGAAATAGGGTGCCGGCTCGGCAGATGTGCCCATGAGTTTGGTCTGCCTTCGTTCAAGTTCCACACTATCAAGACAAACTGGGAGGACGCTTGCATCGAGGACCTGAACATAGAGGCCGATGAGGTGCTTGTCGTGAATGACCTCTTCAGTTTCAGCACCTTGATGGACGAGTGCATATCCTTTGATGGCCTAAGCCCCAGGGATATCGTCCTCAACAACATCAGCAAGATGCGACCACATGTGTTCATCCAGAGCGTCTACAATTGTTCATATGGTTCGTCCTTCCTGTCACGGTTTCGAGAGATGCTGTTCTACTACATGGCACTGTTTGACATATTTGATGCAACCATCCCAAGGGAGAGTAGATCTCGAATGGTGCTAGAGCAGATCGTGCTTGGACGCTCTGCGGTGAATGCCCTCAGCTGCGAAGGCGCGTACCTAGTGGAACGCCCTGAGAGGTACAGGCAATGGCAGACGCGAAACCAACGGGCTGGCCTGAGACAGCTACCACTGAGGACAAGCATTGTAGAGGTAGTGAAAGATATGGTCATGAAGCACCACCACAAGGACTTTCTGATCTCCCAGGATGGCCAATGGCTTTTGCAAGGATGGAGGGGGCGTGTCCACTTTGCTCACTCGACATGGGTTGCAGCAGATGCCTTTTCTAGAGTTTAG
- the LOC136485883 gene encoding scarecrow-like protein 14 isoform X1, whose product MATTPEVFFGKGLMEQPPPSPPVFTDDLPQEPNGSSEGQHHVPNEMMLSYISHVLLDDDIDEQLNNHPALLQVQQPFAQILSSPSSGTNTGSREGSNDFLHEGNVDESELNPALSKGTDAVGAFFKGMEEANGLLPKDNFRRDELVNQTVRESSSHSGVKKRHSRDDHLQVEIRTSKAMTVIKEPEENSANEMLDEMMLYGYKECIRDMDNLHVTCDNNEVEKKNRNSGSKETRDNNVVDIRRLMISCAQEVAVNNHSTARELLKQIMHHASETGDATQRLAQCFTKGLEARLVGTGSLLWELQMAERPSVVEFIKASNLYGEACCFNKVALAFSEMTIMQAMVGKSRLHIIDYGMQFGYQWVGLLRSLVSREGALPEVKITAIGLPKPKSYPTEKIEEIGCRLGRCAHEFGLPSFKFHTIKTNWEDACIEDLNIEADEVLVVNDLFSFSTLMDECISFDGLSPRDIVLNNISKMRPHVFIQSVYNCSYGSSFLSRFREMLFYYMALFDIFDATIPRESRSRMVLEQIVLGRSAVNALSCEGAYLVERPERYRQWQTRNQRAGLRQLPLRTSIVEVVKDMVMKHHHKDFLISQDGQWLLQGWRGRVHFAHSTWVAADAFSRV is encoded by the coding sequence ATGGCCACCACACCAGAGGTATTCTTCGGCAAGGGTCTCATGGAGCAGCCACCACCATCCCCACCTGTCTTCACCGACGACCTTCCCCAGGAGCCCAATGGCAGCAGCGAGGGCCAGCATCATGTCCCTAATGAGATGATGCTTTCTTACATCTCACACGTGCTCCTGGATGATGATATTGACGAGCAGCTCAATAATCACCCTGCGCTACTCCAGGTGCAGCAGCCCTTTGCTCAGATCCTGTCTTCCCCTTCCTCTGGCACTAACACTGGCAGCAGGGAGGGGTCCAACGATTTCTTGCATGAAGGCAATGTTGATGAAAGTGAGCTCAATCCGGCTTTATCCAAGGGCACAGATGCTGTGGGGGCGTTTTTCAAGGGCATGGAAGAGGCCAACGGGCTCTTGCCCAAAGACAACTTCAGAAGGGATGAGCTGGTGAATCAGACGGTCAGGGAAAGCAGCAGTCACAGCGGGGTGAAGAAGAGGCATAGCAGGGATGATCATCTACAAGTGGAGATAAGAACCAGCAAAGCTATGACAGTGATCAAGGAGCCAGAGGAGAACTCGGCCAACGAGATGCTTGATGAAATGATGTTGTATGGCTACAAGGAATGCATCAGGGACATGGACAACCTCCATGTCACCTGTGACAATAATGAAGTGGAAAAGAAAAACAGGAATAGTGGTAGCAAGGAGACGAGGGACAACAATGTGGTGGACATACGCAGGTTGATGATCTCTTGTGCACAGGAGGTGGCGGTGAACAATCACTCGACGGCACGAGAGCTGCTGAAGCAGATCATGCATCATGCATCAGAAACAGGGGACGCCACTCAAAGGCTGGCCCAATGTTTCACCAAGGGGCTAGAGGCACGGCTCGTGGGCACGGGGAGTCTGCTTTGGGAGTTGCAAATGGCAGAGCGACCGTCTGTTGTGGAGTTCATCAAGGCCTCCAACCTTTACGGTGAAGCCTGCTGCTTCAACAAGGTGGCACTTGCTTTCTCTGAGATGACCATCATGCAGGCCATGGTGGGTAAGAGTAGGCTACACATCATTGATTATGGTATGCAGTTTGGATACCAATGGGTAGGCTTGCTCCGCTCGTTGGTGAGTAGAGAAGGTGCCCTGCCAGAGGTGAAGATCACTGCCATAGGCCTCCCCAAGCCCAAATCCTACCCAACCGAGAAGATCGAGGAAATAGGGTGCCGGCTCGGCAGATGTGCCCATGAGTTTGGTCTGCCTTCGTTCAAGTTCCACACTATCAAGACAAACTGGGAGGACGCTTGCATCGAGGACCTGAACATAGAGGCCGATGAGGTGCTTGTCGTGAATGACCTCTTCAGTTTCAGCACCTTGATGGACGAGTGCATATCCTTTGATGGCCTAAGCCCCAGGGATATCGTCCTCAACAACATCAGCAAGATGCGACCACATGTGTTCATCCAGAGCGTCTACAATTGTTCATATGGTTCGTCCTTCCTGTCACGGTTTCGAGAGATGCTGTTCTACTACATGGCACTGTTTGACATATTTGATGCAACCATCCCAAGGGAGAGTAGATCTCGAATGGTGCTAGAGCAGATCGTGCTTGGACGCTCTGCGGTGAATGCCCTCAGCTGCGAAGGCGCGTACCTAGTGGAACGCCCTGAGAGGTACAGGCAATGGCAGACGCGAAACCAACGGGCTGGCCTGAGACAGCTACCACTGAGGACAAGCATTGTAGAGGTAGTGAAAGATATGGTCATGAAGCACCACCACAAGGACTTTCTGATCTCCCAGGATGGCCAATGGCTTTTGCAAGGATGGAGGGGGCGTGTCCACTTTGCTCACTCGACATGGGTTGCAGCAGATGCCTTTTCTAGAGTTTAG
- the LOC136487378 gene encoding putative G-type lectin S-receptor-like serine/threonine-protein kinase At1g61610 isoform X1, whose amino-acid sequence MALSNGVGQVASIAQLAGVDAYGLISMTVEAAQTVKRNRETCQLLARRTKMIGDLLQQLQSTQLMQHTETRIPVEQLEETLRHMYLLITSCREGSYLHSCFMGGRQADQLREVQNEITFYLQLFPLVSFVDTTRTWERILNRDRPLCTEETEGGIHTVRSQYDSSLTTKDLKAFIFEDSGSHPVLKSRGQQNLGHGMNMGDVANTICDREEELLHFSFSQILVATDNLSERNLVGIGGFGHVYKGKLLNGLDIAVKRRNKSSTQGPEQFRTEIEGIPNLQHKNIIALLGCCVEGGETILVYEYMPNKSLASVIADETKRELLNWSKRFQIIEAIADGLAYLHGNSQMGIVHRDNHLDNILLDQEMNAKISDFGLSMKLAPNAIEEVAVCGTYGYAAPEYLATREISQKADVHAHIGRGCTSLLINYYMLQSMPELRSQNVSSWRCCALAVLKIDLICLKSLPCFATSRACSNREG is encoded by the exons ATGGCACTCTCGAATGGCGTGGGTCAGGTAGCCAGCATCGCGCAGCTCGCTGGTGTGGATGCGTACGGTCTGATCTCAATGACCGTGGAGGCCGCACAGACAGTTAAAAGGAACCGGGAGACCTGCCAGCTGCTGGCACGGCGTACAAAGATGATCGGAGatcttctgcagcagctccagAGCACGCAGCTGATGCAGCACACAGAGACGAGGATCCCTGTGGAGCAGCTGGAGGAGACGCTTCGGCACATGTACTTGCTCATCACGTCATGTCGGGAGGGCAGCTACCTGCACAGCTGCTTTATGGGAGGGAGGCAGGCTGATCAACTCCGTGAGGTGCAGAACGAGATCACCTTCTACCTTCAGCTCTTCCCCCTTGTCAGCTTTGTTGACACCACCCGTACATGGGAGCGAATTCTGAACAGAGATCGTCCTTTGTGTACAGAG GAAACTGAAGGCGGGATACACACAGTGCGTTCGCAATATGACAGTAG CCTCACAACTAAGGACCTCAAAGCATTTATATTTGAAGATTCAGGTTCTCATCCTGTCCTAAAATCTAGGGGACAGCAAAATCTAG GCCACGGCATGAACATGGGAGATGTAGCAAATACCATTTGTGATCGAGAAGAAGAGTTGCTGCATTTTAGTTTCTCTCAGATTTTGGTTGCTACAGACAATTTATCAGAAAGAAACTTGGTTGGAATTGGTGGATTTGGTCATGTTTACAAG GGCAAACTGTTGAATGGTCTTGACATTGCTGTCAAAAGACGCAATAAATCTTCAACTCAAGGTCCAGAGCAGTTCAGAACTGAGATTGAAGGCATTCCAAATCTTCAGCATAAAAACATAATTGCTTTACTTGGTTGCTGTGTTGAAGGAGGAGAAACGATACTTGTCTATGAATACATGCCAAATAAAAGCTTGGCATCTGTCATTGCTG ATGAAACAAAAAGGGAGTTGCTAAATTGGTCTAAACGTTTTCAAATAATTGAGGCTATAGCTGATGGTCTTGCTTATTTACATGGGAATTCCCAGATGGGCATTGTCCACAGGGACAATCATCTGGATAACATCTTGTTGGATCAGGAAATGAAcgccaaaatttctgattttggtcTGTCTATGAAGCTAGCTCCAAATGCAATTGAAGAGGTGGCCGTGTGTGGCACATA TGGCTATGCAGCTCCTGAATATCTTGCTACCAGAGAGATCTCACAGAAGGCAGATGT GCACGCACATATCGGAAGAGGCTGCACAAGCTTATTGATCAATTACTATATGTTACAAAGCATGCCCGAGCTCAGATCACAGAATGTGTCAAGTTGGCGCTGTTGTGCACTAGCAGTTTTGAAAATCGACCTAATATGTCTGAAGTCGTTACCATGCTTcgcaacatcaagggcatgcAGCAATAGAGAAGGGTAG
- the LOC136487378 gene encoding putative G-type lectin S-receptor-like serine/threonine-protein kinase At1g61610 isoform X2: MALSNGVGQVASIAQLAGVDAYGLISMTVEAAQTVKRNRETCQLLARRTKMIGDLLQQLQSTQLMQHTETRIPVEQLEETLRHMYLLITSCREGSYLHSCFMGGRQADQLREVQNEITFYLQLFPLVSFVDTTRTWERILNRDRPLCTEETEGGIHTVRSQYDSSLTTKDLKAFIFEDSGSHPVLKSRGQQNLGHGMNMGDVANTICDREEELLHFSFSQILVATDNLSERNLVGIGGFGHVYKGKLLNGLDIAVKRRNKSSTQGPEQFRTEIEGIPNLQHKNIIALLGCCVEGGETILVYEYMPNKSLASVIADETKRELLNWSKRFQIIEAIADGLAYLHGNSQMGIVHRDNHLDNILLDQEMNAKISDFGLSMKLAPNAIEEVAVCGT, from the exons ATGGCACTCTCGAATGGCGTGGGTCAGGTAGCCAGCATCGCGCAGCTCGCTGGTGTGGATGCGTACGGTCTGATCTCAATGACCGTGGAGGCCGCACAGACAGTTAAAAGGAACCGGGAGACCTGCCAGCTGCTGGCACGGCGTACAAAGATGATCGGAGatcttctgcagcagctccagAGCACGCAGCTGATGCAGCACACAGAGACGAGGATCCCTGTGGAGCAGCTGGAGGAGACGCTTCGGCACATGTACTTGCTCATCACGTCATGTCGGGAGGGCAGCTACCTGCACAGCTGCTTTATGGGAGGGAGGCAGGCTGATCAACTCCGTGAGGTGCAGAACGAGATCACCTTCTACCTTCAGCTCTTCCCCCTTGTCAGCTTTGTTGACACCACCCGTACATGGGAGCGAATTCTGAACAGAGATCGTCCTTTGTGTACAGAG GAAACTGAAGGCGGGATACACACAGTGCGTTCGCAATATGACAGTAG CCTCACAACTAAGGACCTCAAAGCATTTATATTTGAAGATTCAGGTTCTCATCCTGTCCTAAAATCTAGGGGACAGCAAAATCTAG GCCACGGCATGAACATGGGAGATGTAGCAAATACCATTTGTGATCGAGAAGAAGAGTTGCTGCATTTTAGTTTCTCTCAGATTTTGGTTGCTACAGACAATTTATCAGAAAGAAACTTGGTTGGAATTGGTGGATTTGGTCATGTTTACAAG GGCAAACTGTTGAATGGTCTTGACATTGCTGTCAAAAGACGCAATAAATCTTCAACTCAAGGTCCAGAGCAGTTCAGAACTGAGATTGAAGGCATTCCAAATCTTCAGCATAAAAACATAATTGCTTTACTTGGTTGCTGTGTTGAAGGAGGAGAAACGATACTTGTCTATGAATACATGCCAAATAAAAGCTTGGCATCTGTCATTGCTG ATGAAACAAAAAGGGAGTTGCTAAATTGGTCTAAACGTTTTCAAATAATTGAGGCTATAGCTGATGGTCTTGCTTATTTACATGGGAATTCCCAGATGGGCATTGTCCACAGGGACAATCATCTGGATAACATCTTGTTGGATCAGGAAATGAAcgccaaaatttctgattttggtcTGTCTATGAAGCTAGCTCCAAATGCAATTGAAGAGGTGGCCGTGTGTGGCACATA G